A single Chryseobacterium sp. DNA region contains:
- a CDS encoding universal stress protein yields MRTIVVPTDYSKPARNAAFYALHLANALKCNVNLCHAFGLPVKSPMLGQTAWALYEYPELEKENSKKLKKLVKALEDKEKILWGDEAFPFHPSIYYTCEGGDAVQVINNTADHNKTLLIVMGMQGAGMLARLVFGSNSLKMVESTQYPLLLIPPEHQYKEVKKIAFATDLNKKDIKTAQSLLKFAEYFDAELLITHIVQSTNEIIEDKAYEHKKEMFLKNLEGKICYNCIYSENIDYGLDILKNKDIDMLAMGHDHRGFIERLIQSSHAARQAGKLEVPLLIIPEAVHLFF; encoded by the coding sequence ATGAGAACAATTGTAGTCCCTACAGATTATTCAAAGCCGGCAAGAAATGCAGCTTTTTATGCACTTCATTTGGCTAATGCCTTAAAATGTAATGTTAACCTGTGCCATGCTTTTGGCCTGCCGGTTAAAAGTCCAATGCTTGGGCAGACTGCCTGGGCTTTATATGAATATCCGGAATTAGAGAAGGAAAACAGCAAAAAGCTGAAAAAGCTGGTAAAAGCACTGGAAGATAAAGAAAAGATCTTATGGGGAGATGAGGCGTTTCCTTTCCATCCGTCGATATATTACACCTGCGAGGGAGGAGATGCTGTTCAGGTTATTAATAATACAGCAGACCATAACAAAACACTGCTTATCGTAATGGGTATGCAGGGAGCGGGTATGCTTGCCCGTCTTGTTTTTGGAAGCAATAGCCTGAAAATGGTGGAGAGTACACAGTATCCTCTTCTGTTAATTCCTCCGGAACATCAATATAAGGAAGTAAAAAAGATTGCTTTTGCTACAGATCTGAATAAAAAAGATATCAAAACGGCTCAATCACTGCTAAAATTTGCAGAATATTTTGATGCGGAACTTTTAATTACCCATATTGTTCAGAGTACCAATGAAATTATTGAAGATAAAGCCTATGAACATAAAAAAGAAATGTTTCTAAAAAATCTTGAGGGTAAAATTTGTTATAACTGTATTTATAGCGAAAATATAGATTATGGTTTGGATATACTGAAAAATAAAGACATTGATATGCTGGCCATGGGCCACGATCATCGGGGTTTTATTGAGAGGCTCATCCAGAGCAGCCATGCTGCAAGACAGGCCGGTAAGTTAGAAGTTCCGCTGTTAATCATTCCGGAAGCCGTGCATCTGTTTTTCTAA
- the xylA gene encoding xylose isomerase, with product MNTLTGTKEFFTGIEKIKFEGKDSKNPLAFRYYDAEKTVMGKPMKDWTRFAMAWWHTLCANGSDPFGGPTIHHPWDIGNDAVTRAMHKMDAGFEFMSKMGFNYYCFHDIDLVDPANNWKDYEKNLQTIVEYAKQKQQETGIKLLWGTANVFTHERYMNGASTNPNFDVVACAGTQVKNSIDATIALGGENYVFWGGREGYMSLLNTDMKREKDHLARFLSMSRDYAHQQGFKGTFLIEPKPMEPTKHQYDYDSETVIGFLRHYGLDKDFKLNIEVNHATLAGHTFEHELQVAVDAGLLGSIDANRGDYQNGWDTDQFPIDYYDMVQAWLVLLPSGGLGAGGVNFDAKIRRNSIDAEDLFISHISGMDVFAKGLLAAADILENSDYKKLKTDRYASFDNGNGKAFEAGTLTLEDLQRIAHEIGEPQPKSGKQELFEAIVNMYI from the coding sequence ATGAACACTTTAACAGGTACAAAAGAGTTTTTTACAGGTATTGAAAAAATCAAGTTTGAGGGAAAGGACAGCAAGAATCCGTTGGCATTCCGCTATTATGATGCTGAAAAGACCGTGATGGGAAAACCTATGAAAGACTGGACCAGATTTGCAATGGCATGGTGGCATACCTTATGTGCAAACGGAAGCGATCCGTTCGGAGGACCTACCATCCACCATCCTTGGGACATCGGAAACGATGCAGTGACCAGAGCAATGCACAAAATGGATGCAGGGTTTGAATTCATGTCTAAAATGGGCTTCAATTATTACTGCTTCCACGATATCGATCTGGTAGACCCTGCCAATAACTGGAAAGATTATGAGAAAAACCTGCAGACTATTGTAGAATATGCAAAACAAAAGCAGCAGGAAACAGGAATCAAGCTTTTATGGGGAACAGCAAATGTTTTCACGCATGAAAGATACATGAACGGCGCATCTACCAACCCGAATTTTGATGTTGTAGCCTGTGCAGGAACCCAGGTGAAAAATTCAATAGATGCAACCATCGCACTTGGTGGTGAAAATTACGTTTTCTGGGGCGGAAGAGAAGGATATATGAGTCTCTTAAATACTGATATGAAACGTGAAAAAGACCACCTGGCCCGTTTCCTTTCCATGTCAAGAGATTATGCCCACCAGCAAGGTTTTAAAGGAACTTTCCTGATCGAACCCAAACCGATGGAGCCTACCAAACATCAGTATGATTATGATTCTGAAACCGTAATCGGATTTCTGAGACATTATGGATTAGACAAAGACTTTAAGCTGAATATTGAAGTGAACCATGCTACGTTGGCAGGTCATACGTTTGAGCATGAACTTCAGGTTGCAGTAGATGCAGGACTTTTGGGAAGTATTGATGCCAACAGGGGAGATTATCAGAACGGCTGGGATACGGATCAGTTCCCGATAGATTATTATGATATGGTTCAGGCATGGCTTGTATTGCTTCCATCAGGCGGATTAGGAGCCGGAGGAGTGAACTTTGATGCTAAAATCAGAAGAAATTCTATTGATGCTGAAGATTTATTCATTTCTCATATTTCAGGAATGGATGTTTTTGCCAAAGGTCTTCTTGCAGCAGCAGATATTCTTGAAAATTCGGATTATAAAAAACTGAAAACAGACCGCTACGCTTCTTTTGATAACGGAAACGGAAAAGCATTTGAGGCAGGTACGCTTACACTGGAAGATCTTCAGAGGATAGCTCACGAAATCGGCGAACCACAGCCAAAAAGCGGAAAACAGGAATTGTTTGAAGCCATCGTGAATATGTATATATAA
- a CDS encoding PAS domain-containing sensor histidine kinase — protein MESTKLLQAIIETAIDGIITIDGRGKIESLNPSALKIFGYEEGEITGKNISVLMPEPDKSRHDGYLLTYQNTGEKKIIGKGREVKGLRKDGSVFPFRLAVSEVQLHDRVIYAGFIHDLSKEKEAEEFLKKYTAELEELVENRTRSLKKMLCKLEEAKEEANVSLQKEKELNRMKSRFVSMASHEFRTPLSSMQLSIVLIEKYLQISDHGQILKHLHKIKNAIAGLNSILNDFLSLEKLDTGIVKPQAVLFDVVTFSEELTEEMQLITKEDQIIIYQHTGSEYEINLDHNLLRNCLMNLISNAIKYSGEQTLIEFSTEINEDRYIFTVTDNGIGIPEEDHSALFQPFFRAHNIGNIPGTGLGLNIVLRYVNLMGGQIHFESKPGSGAAFILSFPKNR, from the coding sequence ATGGAAAGTACCAAACTATTGCAAGCTATTATTGAAACTGCTATTGACGGTATTATAACCATTGACGGCAGGGGGAAGATAGAAAGTCTGAATCCTTCTGCATTGAAAATATTTGGGTATGAAGAAGGAGAAATAACAGGTAAAAATATTTCAGTATTAATGCCGGAGCCGGATAAAAGCCGGCATGATGGTTATCTCCTTACGTATCAGAATACCGGTGAAAAAAAAATAATCGGAAAGGGAAGGGAAGTAAAAGGATTAAGAAAAGACGGGTCAGTATTTCCTTTCAGACTTGCTGTAAGTGAGGTTCAGCTTCATGACAGGGTAATCTACGCTGGTTTTATCCATGATCTTTCCAAAGAAAAAGAAGCGGAAGAATTTCTTAAAAAATATACAGCAGAGCTTGAAGAATTGGTCGAAAACCGCACAAGATCATTAAAAAAAATGCTCTGTAAATTGGAAGAAGCCAAAGAAGAAGCCAATGTATCCCTGCAGAAAGAAAAGGAGCTTAACCGTATGAAAAGCCGTTTTGTGTCCATGGCATCTCATGAATTCCGTACTCCGTTAAGTTCCATGCAGTTATCGATTGTGCTCATAGAAAAATATCTGCAGATTTCTGATCATGGCCAAATATTAAAACATCTTCATAAAATAAAAAATGCAATTGCCGGCCTGAATTCTATTCTCAACGATTTTCTTTCGCTGGAAAAACTGGATACCGGAATTGTAAAACCTCAGGCTGTTCTATTTGATGTTGTTACGTTTTCAGAAGAACTTACTGAAGAAATGCAGCTTATCACCAAAGAAGACCAGATTATTATTTATCAGCACACCGGATCAGAATACGAAATCAATCTTGATCACAACTTATTAAGGAATTGTTTGATGAACCTGATCAGCAATGCGATAAAGTATTCGGGAGAACAGACCCTGATTGAATTCTCAACCGAAATAAACGAAGACCGGTATATTTTTACTGTAACAGACAACGGGATAGGAATACCTGAAGAAGATCATTCCGCTCTTTTTCAACCTTTTTTCAGGGCGCATAATATTGGCAATATTCCCGGAACAGGCTTAGGGCTCAATATTGTCCTCAGATATGTAAACCTGATGGGCGGACAGATTCATTTTGAAAGCAAGCCCGGGTCTGGTGCTGCATTTATATTATCATTTCCAAAAAATAGATGA
- a CDS encoding NRAMP family divalent metal transporter, with the protein MSTKHNVRSRTKKIKKFFGLLGPGLTTGAADDDPSGIATYSQTGAQFGYGQLWTALYMLPFMTAVQEACARIGMVTGKGLTAVIKDHYSKKVLYASVGLVTVANTINIGADIGAMAAAAQLLIPANFVVLMLFFTLIILLLEIFTSYRVYSKVLKWLALSLLAYPLTAFIIDQPWAEVIKNSVVPHFEFSFSFLFIITGVFGTTITPYMFFWQASQEVEEENEKGLMRDGKPRIGWPHIHAMRKDNNIGMVISEFTTWCIILVGGTVLHKSGVTDISTAADAAKALEPLVHSFPNSGFISKIIFAVGIIGLGLLAVPVLSGSASYAVSEAFNWDASFGYKFRKAKGFYMVIIISTLIGLSINFIGINPVKALVYTAVLNGVAAVPLLFLIIRISANERIMGEFKSGWLSKALLWATFIFMAAASIALFFTI; encoded by the coding sequence ATGTCTACCAAACATAATGTTCGTTCTCGAACAAAAAAGATCAAAAAATTCTTTGGGCTACTGGGTCCGGGGTTAACTACTGGGGCAGCTGATGATGATCCGTCCGGTATTGCCACATATTCCCAGACCGGGGCACAATTTGGCTACGGACAACTGTGGACGGCACTTTACATGCTGCCGTTTATGACAGCTGTACAGGAAGCCTGTGCGAGAATCGGGATGGTTACCGGTAAGGGTCTTACTGCAGTTATCAAAGATCATTACAGCAAAAAAGTCCTGTATGCTTCGGTAGGGCTTGTTACCGTCGCCAATACCATTAATATTGGGGCAGATATCGGAGCGATGGCCGCAGCTGCCCAGCTGCTCATCCCTGCTAACTTTGTTGTGCTGATGCTGTTCTTTACCCTTATCATTCTTTTACTGGAGATTTTTACAAGTTACCGGGTGTATTCAAAAGTACTTAAATGGCTGGCCCTATCTTTACTGGCCTATCCTCTTACGGCATTTATTATTGACCAGCCCTGGGCAGAAGTAATAAAGAACTCTGTGGTTCCCCACTTTGAATTTTCCTTTAGTTTTCTTTTCATCATCACCGGTGTATTTGGTACTACCATCACTCCTTATATGTTCTTCTGGCAAGCTTCCCAGGAGGTAGAAGAAGAAAATGAAAAGGGCCTGATGCGGGATGGAAAACCCAGAATCGGATGGCCACATATCCACGCTATGAGAAAGGACAATAATATCGGTATGGTGATCTCTGAATTTACGACCTGGTGTATTATACTGGTGGGGGGAACTGTACTGCATAAGAGCGGTGTCACCGATATTAGCACTGCCGCCGATGCTGCAAAGGCTCTGGAACCCCTGGTACATTCCTTCCCCAATTCAGGGTTTATCTCCAAGATCATATTTGCCGTAGGGATTATTGGTCTGGGATTGCTTGCTGTCCCTGTACTTTCAGGATCAGCATCCTATGCCGTTTCCGAGGCTTTCAATTGGGACGCAAGTTTCGGGTACAAATTCAGAAAAGCGAAAGGCTTTTATATGGTCATTATCATATCTACCCTCATTGGCTTATCCATAAACTTTATTGGTATTAATCCGGTAAAAGCTCTCGTTTACACAGCTGTGCTTAATGGTGTGGCAGCAGTACCTCTCCTGTTTCTTATCATCCGGATATCTGCAAATGAACGGATTATGGGAGAATTTAAAAGCGGATGGCTTTCCAAGGCATTACTATGGGCCACTTTTATCTTCATGGCGGCGGCATCTATTGCCCTGTTTTTTACTATTTAA
- a CDS encoding FGGY family carbohydrate kinase codes for MYLLGYDIGSSSVKVCLIEASSGKVIASEFSPKKEMKITAIHPGWAEQNPVDWWINLKLAHEAVMHESGVHPEDIKGIGITWQMHGLILVDKDQNLLRPSIIWCDSRAVPYGEKAFKEIGEEKCLSQLLNSPGNFTASKLAWVKENEPEIFEKTDKIMLPGDYIAMRLSGQIGMTIEGLSEGIFWDFKNNCISEDIINYYGIPKSFFPEIVPTFGIQATVSSDAAQELGLKEGTPISYRAGDQPNNALSLNVFNPGEIASTAGTSGVVYGVLDQLEYDKLSRVNTFAHVNYTPEQIRLGVLLCINGTGILNSWLKHNFATSLSSYGDMNDMASLSPIGSKGLSIIPFGNGAERVLENKDTSCSIHGINFNIHTKGDILRAAQEGIVFSYEYGMDIMRNIGMDIQVIRAGNANMFLSSIFRQSLSSVSNAVIELYDTDGAVGAARAAGMGIGFYSDSREAFSSLEKIAVIEPEHEKQEQYLEAYARWKHHLNEII; via the coding sequence ATGTACTTACTAGGCTATGATATTGGCAGTTCTTCTGTGAAAGTTTGTCTCATTGAGGCATCCAGTGGAAAAGTGATTGCTTCAGAATTTTCTCCCAAAAAAGAAATGAAAATCACTGCGATTCATCCGGGATGGGCAGAGCAAAATCCGGTTGACTGGTGGATCAATCTGAAATTGGCCCATGAAGCTGTCATGCATGAATCTGGAGTACACCCTGAAGATATTAAAGGAATCGGCATCACCTGGCAGATGCATGGTTTGATTTTGGTAGACAAAGACCAGAACTTATTAAGACCGTCTATTATCTGGTGTGACAGCCGTGCAGTGCCTTATGGTGAAAAAGCATTCAAAGAAATAGGAGAAGAAAAATGCCTGTCACAGCTGTTAAATTCACCAGGAAATTTTACCGCATCAAAGCTGGCGTGGGTAAAAGAAAACGAGCCTGAAATTTTTGAAAAGACAGACAAAATAATGCTTCCGGGAGACTATATCGCAATGAGACTTTCAGGGCAGATAGGCATGACCATTGAAGGCTTGTCGGAAGGAATTTTCTGGGATTTCAAAAACAATTGTATTTCGGAAGATATCATTAACTACTATGGAATCCCGAAAAGCTTTTTCCCGGAAATTGTGCCTACATTTGGAATCCAGGCGACGGTTTCCTCCGATGCTGCGCAGGAACTAGGGTTGAAAGAAGGAACGCCCATTTCATACAGGGCAGGAGACCAGCCCAACAACGCCCTTTCCCTGAATGTTTTTAATCCGGGAGAAATTGCTTCTACAGCAGGAACTTCGGGAGTAGTATATGGAGTTCTGGATCAGCTGGAATACGATAAGTTATCAAGGGTAAATACATTTGCCCATGTCAACTACACACCGGAACAGATCAGACTGGGAGTTTTGCTTTGTATTAACGGCACAGGAATTTTAAATTCCTGGTTGAAGCATAATTTCGCGACCTCACTTTCTTCTTACGGTGATATGAATGATATGGCCTCACTTTCACCGATCGGTTCAAAAGGTTTAAGTATTATTCCTTTTGGAAACGGTGCCGAAAGAGTGCTTGAAAATAAAGATACAAGCTGCTCTATTCACGGAATTAATTTCAACATACATACAAAAGGAGATATACTGCGTGCAGCGCAGGAAGGGATTGTATTCTCTTACGAATACGGAATGGATATCATGAGAAATATCGGAATGGATATTCAGGTGATCCGTGCAGGAAATGCCAACATGTTTTTAAGTTCAATTTTTCGCCAGTCGTTATCCAGTGTCAGCAATGCGGTCATTGAACTGTATGATACCGATGGAGCGGTAGGAGCTGCAAGAGCTGCAGGAATGGGAATAGGATTTTATTCAGATTCCAGAGAAGCATTTTCTTCACTTGAAAAAATAGCGGTGATAGAGCCCGAGCATGAAAAACAAGAACAATATTTAGAAGCCTATGCCAGATGGAAACATCATCTTAACGAAATAATCTAG
- a CDS encoding Hsp20/alpha crystallin family protein, giving the protein MKTSGKANQSPLENTIEDFWKKDEFLNASVKMEPAINIIDKNGVYKLKVLAPGFKKKEFKVAVENGILIMSATTSTEKKEEKENYVRKEFSASSFSRSFRLPDNISLGQIKAYYKGGLLHITISKANLDKKEVKEIRIN; this is encoded by the coding sequence ATGAAAACTTCAGGAAAAGCCAATCAATCTCCATTGGAAAATACAATAGAAGACTTTTGGAAAAAAGATGAATTTTTAAATGCATCAGTAAAAATGGAACCTGCCATTAATATCATTGATAAGAATGGGGTATATAAGCTAAAAGTTTTAGCTCCGGGATTTAAGAAAAAAGAGTTTAAAGTGGCCGTTGAAAACGGGATACTGATAATGAGTGCTACAACCAGCACGGAGAAAAAAGAGGAAAAAGAAAATTATGTAAGAAAAGAATTTTCAGCATCTTCATTTTCCCGCAGTTTTCGTTTACCGGACAATATTAGCTTGGGACAGATCAAAGCCTATTATAAAGGCGGATTATTGCATATAACGATCAGTAAGGCTAATCTGGATAAAAAGGAAGTGAAAGAAATCCGGATCAATTGA
- a CDS encoding methyltransferase domain-containing protein — translation MIFKNLKSNIEVKDSTFNELYPNHIKELASRHWTPIAVAKMAAEYLAEEPNSKILDIGAGAGKFCLVGAASTKGMFFGVEQRASLTKISKKIAARHKITNVEFIHSNINEISFSDYDAFYFFNSFYENIDTSCLIDDTILPDRDLYNTYSDYVKEQLDKTPVGTRLVTYWSKWDEIPSSFDLTGTDCNGLLNFWKKMF, via the coding sequence ATGATTTTTAAAAATCTCAAATCAAATATTGAGGTTAAAGATAGTACCTTTAATGAACTTTACCCTAATCATATAAAAGAATTGGCAAGCCGTCACTGGACCCCTATCGCTGTTGCCAAAATGGCGGCTGAGTATCTCGCTGAAGAACCCAATAGTAAAATATTGGATATTGGTGCTGGTGCCGGAAAGTTCTGTCTGGTGGGCGCAGCTTCTACAAAAGGAATGTTTTTTGGTGTCGAGCAGAGAGCTTCTCTCACTAAAATATCAAAAAAAATAGCCGCCAGGCATAAAATTACCAATGTAGAATTTATACACTCCAATATCAATGAAATTTCTTTTTCCGATTATGATGCATTCTACTTTTTTAATTCTTTTTATGAAAATATAGATACTTCATGTTTAATCGACGATACAATACTGCCAGACAGAGATTTATATAATACGTATTCCGATTATGTAAAAGAACAGCTTGATAAGACTCCTGTAGGGACCCGTTTGGTAACGTACTGGAGTAAATGGGATGAAATTCCGAGCAGTTTTGATTTAACCGGTACAGATTGTAATGGACTATTAAACTTTTGGAAGAAAATGTTCTGA
- a CDS encoding Crp/Fnr family transcriptional regulator, with amino-acid sequence MMSKFLFNNQYLFNELPLYDREMLRKAMQNKNYRKNQAIFTDGTIPAGIFYLKTGKVKKYKVDNDGREQIIYIYSTGEFFGYSAILSNESYGDTTQTIENCVIAFISKEDFLKILDQSAVFSRLLLKSLSHEFSVMANLMAVLSQRTVRERVALSLLILHKKYEASTTEDNNVYITLSRADLANMVGTVNETLARILHNFRQDGLILMDRRKIQLIDVERLTHIANLH; translated from the coding sequence ATGATGTCAAAATTTCTTTTTAATAATCAGTATCTCTTTAATGAGCTTCCCCTGTATGATCGGGAGATGCTCAGAAAAGCGATGCAGAATAAGAATTACCGCAAAAACCAAGCTATTTTTACCGACGGAACAATACCTGCCGGTATTTTTTACTTAAAAACAGGAAAGGTAAAAAAATACAAAGTAGATAACGACGGCAGAGAGCAGATCATCTATATTTATAGTACCGGAGAATTTTTTGGATACTCAGCCATTTTAAGTAATGAATCCTATGGAGATACCACACAAACTATTGAAAACTGTGTCATTGCTTTTATATCAAAAGAGGATTTTTTAAAGATTCTTGATCAATCCGCTGTCTTTTCCAGACTGCTCCTAAAAAGCCTGAGCCATGAGTTCAGCGTGATGGCCAATCTGATGGCTGTCCTTTCCCAGCGTACAGTAAGAGAGCGGGTAGCGCTCAGTTTACTGATTCTACACAAAAAATATGAAGCAAGTACCACGGAAGATAATAATGTATATATTACGCTCTCCCGGGCGGACCTGGCCAATATGGTAGGAACGGTTAATGAAACATTAGCACGCATACTCCATAATTTCAGGCAGGACGGACTTATTTTGATGGATAGAAGAAAAATACAATTGATAGATGTCGAGCGGCTGACCCATATTGCTAACCTGCATTAA
- a CDS encoding NUDIX domain-containing protein: MNQNFIHTYVSVDCVVFGFDYENRLNILLVQRHVDDIPLEKQRKLPGSLIFSDEDVDDAAQRVLHELTGIKKMVLKQFRCFADPMRASNVHDIKWMDKEYKHHIDRIITVAYLSLCKIDHKINSTKYDTVDWYPVDEVPVLPFDHNKIINESLVEIRKWIESDFSIIFELLPKRFTIRQLYQLYSALSEKNIDIKNFHKKISSFPYIVPLDEIQKDVSHRAARYYRFDAKIYKKNNTKLIK; the protein is encoded by the coding sequence ATGAATCAGAACTTTATTCATACCTATGTCTCTGTAGACTGTGTTGTTTTTGGATTCGACTATGAAAACCGGTTGAATATATTATTAGTACAGCGCCACGTGGATGACATCCCGCTGGAAAAACAGAGAAAACTGCCGGGAAGCCTTATTTTCAGTGATGAAGATGTGGATGATGCTGCACAAAGGGTACTTCATGAACTTACGGGAATTAAGAAAATGGTACTTAAGCAATTCAGATGCTTTGCAGATCCTATGAGGGCAAGCAATGTGCATGATATAAAATGGATGGATAAAGAATACAAACATCATATAGACAGGATCATTACAGTGGCCTATCTTTCCCTTTGTAAAATAGATCATAAGATCAACAGTACAAAATATGATACCGTAGACTGGTATCCTGTTGATGAGGTTCCGGTATTGCCTTTTGATCATAACAAAATTATAAACGAGTCTCTGGTTGAGATCAGAAAATGGATCGAATCAGATTTCTCAATTATTTTTGAGCTGCTGCCAAAAAGATTTACCATAAGACAGCTCTATCAGCTATACAGTGCTTTAAGTGAAAAAAATATAGATATTAAAAATTTCCATAAAAAGATATCTTCATTTCCATACATTGTTCCTTTGGACGAGATTCAAAAAGATGTATCACACCGTGCAGCAAGATATTACAGATTCGATGCTAAGATCTACAAGAAAAACAATACAAAACTTATAAAATAA
- a CDS encoding response regulator: protein MEKTRILIIEDNEDIRESTSEILGLADYEVFQASNGKQGVDLAIKYIPDIVLCDIMMPELDGYGVLHLLSKREDTALIPFIFITAKVDRAEIRKGIEMGADDYLTKPFDDIELLSAIESRLKKKERQKSLYSSNLVKMTNVFQASHGLDELKKAFDERKIKSFKKRQIIYYEGDTAHAVYLIISGSVKTTKMTEDGKELMTGVYGPEDYFGMTSLLAGKEYKETAEVLEDAELCSVPREVIDPLLYKYPDIAEKFITILAHNVLDHEEQLLQLAYFSVRKRMAEVLLKLHAKYPQAESFEISRENLASMAGMAIETVSRILSDFKEENLIDRSAGKITILDVIRLQKLKN from the coding sequence ATGGAAAAAACACGCATATTGATTATTGAGGATAATGAGGATATCCGTGAAAGCACTTCGGAAATTCTCGGGCTTGCCGATTATGAAGTATTTCAGGCTTCTAACGGTAAACAAGGGGTAGATTTAGCAATTAAATACATACCGGATATCGTATTGTGTGATATTATGATGCCGGAACTTGACGGATATGGAGTATTGCATCTATTAAGCAAAAGAGAAGACACGGCACTCATCCCTTTTATTTTTATTACTGCAAAGGTGGATAGAGCAGAAATACGGAAAGGGATAGAAATGGGAGCAGATGATTACCTGACGAAGCCTTTTGATGATATTGAACTTCTCAGTGCTATAGAAAGCCGTCTGAAAAAGAAAGAACGCCAGAAAAGTCTTTACAGCTCTAATCTTGTTAAGATGACAAATGTATTTCAGGCATCACACGGGCTTGATGAATTAAAAAAAGCATTTGATGAGCGAAAAATAAAATCTTTTAAAAAGAGACAAATTATATATTATGAGGGAGATACAGCCCATGCAGTATATTTAATTATATCGGGCTCAGTGAAAACAACCAAAATGACAGAAGACGGGAAAGAACTCATGACAGGAGTGTACGGCCCCGAAGATTACTTTGGAATGACCTCATTATTGGCAGGAAAGGAATATAAAGAAACGGCCGAAGTATTGGAAGATGCTGAATTATGTTCGGTTCCAAGAGAAGTCATAGACCCGCTGCTATATAAATATCCGGATATCGCAGAAAAATTTATTACAATTCTTGCCCATAATGTTCTTGATCATGAGGAGCAGCTATTACAGCTTGCCTATTTTTCTGTCAGGAAAAGAATGGCTGAGGTTTTACTCAAACTGCATGCAAAATACCCTCAGGCTGAGAGCTTTGAAATTTCCAGAGAAAATCTGGCTTCCATGGCAGGAATGGCAATTGAAACGGTAAGCAGGATACTCAGTGATTTTAAAGAGGAGAATTTAATCGACAGAAGTGCAGGGAAGATTACAATACTTGATGTTATTCGGCTTCAAAAATTAAAAAACTAA
- a CDS encoding YoaK family protein, with product MFRHKGKKRTYSHNLKLASILSCVAGLVNITGVLAVNTLTTNVTGHFAFFSEQLFLKNYRMAFMYLLYILFFLIGAFISGLIMEWASQYRSHNSYIIPISIETVIMLIVGFTPILLLRSDPSLSIIISSVLLFVMGMQNALVTKISQSVVRTTHLTGLFTDLGIELSQVFFYREKGEKTRLHKSIFLKLIIISCFFLGGIIGGFTFQHFELKTLLLPAGLLVFALWYDHILFRYYHLKRRFRHHD from the coding sequence ATGTTCAGGCATAAAGGAAAAAAACGCACCTATTCCCATAATCTAAAACTAGCTTCTATTTTATCCTGTGTAGCAGGATTGGTCAATATTACAGGGGTACTCGCTGTAAATACATTAACCACCAATGTAACAGGGCATTTTGCCTTTTTTTCGGAACAGCTGTTTTTGAAGAATTACAGAATGGCCTTTATGTATTTGCTGTATATTCTTTTCTTTTTAATAGGAGCCTTTATTTCAGGGCTGATTATGGAGTGGGCCTCCCAATACAGATCACATAACTCCTACATCATTCCCATATCCATTGAGACGGTTATCATGCTTATCGTAGGTTTTACTCCTATTCTACTGCTCAGGAGTGATCCTTCACTTTCCATAATTATCTCTTCTGTTCTTCTCTTCGTTATGGGGATGCAAAACGCGCTGGTAACCAAAATATCCCAATCTGTTGTAAGAACTACCCATCTTACCGGGCTGTTCACGGATTTGGGTATAGAGCTGTCACAAGTCTTTTTTTATAGGGAAAAAGGAGAAAAGACAAGACTGCATAAAAGTATATTTTTAAAGCTTATCATTATCAGCTGCTTTTTTTTAGGCGGGATAATCGGAGGTTTCACCTTTCAGCATTTTGAACTGAAAACACTTCTTCTTCCTGCGGGTCTGCTGGTTTTCGCTTTGTGGTATGACCATATTCTTTTCAGGTATTATCATTTGAAAAGAAGATTCAGGCATCATGATTAA